A region from the Ptychodera flava strain L36383 chromosome 10, AS_Pfla_20210202, whole genome shotgun sequence genome encodes:
- the LOC139142685 gene encoding cytochrome c oxidase copper chaperone-like produces MPEPKAGSGDNAEEKPKLKPCCACPETKKARDACIIERGADECGDLIEAHKECMRKLGFKV; encoded by the exons ATGCCGGAACCGAAAGCGGGGAGCGGTGATAATGCCGAAGAAAAGCCGAAACTTAAGCCCTGCTGCGCTTGTCCAGAGACAAAGAAAGCCAGAGATGCGTG TATTATAGAGAGGGGTGCCGACGAGTGTGGTGACCTCATTGAGGCACATAAAGAATGTATGAGAAAACTTGGTTTCAAAGTATGA
- the LOC139142684 gene encoding transcription initiation factor TFIID subunit 13-like, translating to MVKLKNVGILITQDALLCRQNMADAEFDDDFAEVADTPETGESSQGKRKRLFSKELRCMMYGFGDDQNPYTETVDLLEDLVIEFVTETTHKAMEVGRPGRVQVEDIVFLIRKDPRKYSRVKELLTMNEELKKARKAFDEAIYDLKAE from the exons atggtaaaattgaaaaatgtcgGCATACTTATTACCCAAGATGCACTGCTATGTCGACAAAACATGGCGGATGCAGAG TTTGATGATGACTTTGCTGAGGTTGCTGACACTCCTGAAACTGGAGAAAGCAGTCAGGGAAAGAGAAAGAGACTATTTTCCAAAGAAT TGAGATGTATGATGTATGGTTTTGGAGACGATCAGAACCCGTACACAGAAACAGTTGATTTGCTTGAAGACTTAGTCATTGAGTTTGTAACAGAAACT ACACACAAAGCCATGGAAGTTGGTAGACCTGGCAGAGTGCAAGTGGAGGACATTGTCTTCCTGATCCGCAAAGATCCAAGGAAATATTCCAGAGTGAAAGAATTGCTAACTATGAATGAAGAACTTAAAAAGGCCAGGAAAGCATTCGATGAAGCAATATATGATCTCAAGGCGGAATAG